GTAAACACCACCGGCTACAAGAAGGGCCGGGCCAACTTCGAAGATCTGTTCTACCGCACCTACGAGTTTCCGGGTGCCCAGGATCAGCAGCAGAACTATACCGCGGTCGGCACGCAGGTTGGTCTCGGTTCGCGCGTGCAAAGCGTGCAGACCAAGTTCTCGCAGGGTGCCTTTCAAGATACCGGCAGCCCGCTCGATGTGGCCATCGAAGGAAACGGCTTCTTCCAAGTGCAGGATCCTTTCAACGGCCAGTCGGTTTATACCCGGGCCGGTAACTTCTCGATCAACGCCAACAATCAACTCGTCGTGGGTAGTGCCCAGACGGGCCGCCTGGTGGTGCCAAACATCACCCTGCCCACCGATACCACGGCCATCTCAATCACGGCTGACGGCCGCGTGCTGGTGCAGCAAGCGAACCAGACTCAGTTGCAGCAACAGGGTCAGATTGAACTGGCTCTGTTCCCGAACCCGGAAGGTTTGCTCAAGCTCGGCGAAAACTTGTACCAGGTGACCGATGCTTCGGGCGCTGCCGTCACAAGCAACCCCGGGCAACAAGGTGTGGGTGTGCTCCGCCAGACGTTTCTGGAGGCTTCGAACGTCGAGCCCGTGCAAGAACTGATCGACCTGATCACCACGCAGCGGTCATTCGAACTGAACAGTCAGGCCATTCAAGCCGGCGATCAAATCCTGCAGCTCATCTCGAACCTGCGGCGGAGCTAACCGATGACTGTTCAACTGCAGAAGAGCATGTTTTTCGCCGCAATCCTGGTCGCCAGCCAATGGTCGGCCCGGGCTGCGGAAATTCATTTTCAAGCCGATGCCAC
Above is a window of Anatilimnocola aggregata DNA encoding:
- the flgG gene encoding flagellar basal-body rod protein FlgG, yielding MSVQTLYTAATGMESLQTKLDVIANNLANVNTTGYKKGRANFEDLFYRTYEFPGAQDQQQNYTAVGTQVGLGSRVQSVQTKFSQGAFQDTGSPLDVAIEGNGFFQVQDPFNGQSVYTRAGNFSINANNQLVVGSAQTGRLVVPNITLPTDTTAISITADGRVLVQQANQTQLQQQGQIELALFPNPEGLLKLGENLYQVTDASGAAVTSNPGQQGVGVLRQTFLEASNVEPVQELIDLITTQRSFELNSQAIQAGDQILQLISNLRRS